The sequence ACCGCGCGGTGCGTCGTCTGTACGGCCCTGGTACGCCGTGGGGTGAAGTTGCCGAGTGGCAGATGGCAACGATGGAGGAGCTTGAGCACCAGCAGCGCATCAACGAGACGGCGAAGCATCGTGTGGTGGGGCTCGTTATCGAGACGCGCCCCGATGCCGTAACGCCGCAGACCCTCACGCTCATTCGCCGCCTGGGCTGCACCAAGATTCAGATGGGTATCCAGAGTCTCGACCAGCACCTGCTCGATATCAACGAGCGTCGCATTTCGGTGGCGCAGATCGAGCGGGCGTTTTCGCTTGCGCGCTTGTTTGGCTTTAAGATCCACGCGCACTTTATGCTCAACTTGCTGGGCGCCACGCCCGAGGGGGACAAGCGCGACTACGAGCGCTTTATGACCGAGGGGGCCTTTATGCCCGACGAGGTCAAGGTCTACCCGTGCGCGCTCATCGAGGGCTCGCGTCTGGTGGGCCGCTATGAGCGCGGCGAGTGGCGCCCCTATACCGAGGAAGAGCTGCTCGATGTGCTGGCCGACGACATCGTGGTGACGCCGGCGTTCTGTCGCATCAGCCGTATGATTCGTGACTTTAGCTCCGACGACATTATGGTGGGCAACAAGAAGCCCAACCTGCGCCAGCTCGTTGAGAACCGCCTGGCTGCTCGGGGTGATGGTGCGACGGTGCGTGAGATTCGCTATCGCGAGATCAGCACGGCGGGTGCCGACCTGGACGAGTTGACCCTTGACGAGGAAGTGGCGTACGAGACGCCGGTGACGCGCGAGCGCTTTTTGCAGTGGGTGACGCTCGAAGGCAAGATCGCCGGCTTTTTGCGCCTGTCGTTGCCCGATCGTGCGTTTGTTACCGCGCACGCAGACGAGTTGCCGACGACGCCGGACGAGGCAATGATTCGCGAGGTGCACGTGTATGGCATGGCGGCACGTGTGGGCGATCAGGGCCAGGCGGCTCAGCATCATGGGCTGGGGCGGTCGCTGGTGGAGCGCGCCTGCGAGATTGCCCGGGATGCGGGCTATACGCGCATCAACGTGATTAGCGCGATCGGTACGCGCGAGTACTATCGCCATTTGGGTTTTTATGACCACGGACTCTATCTGCAAAAGGAGCTCTAGATGAACAAGCCAAGTGTTTCTGCTGGTGTCGTTGCCGGCGTTGCTTTGGGAGCCGCGGCGCTTGGTGCGGCCGCCGTCGCTGTTCGTGCTGCCTGTCTGCAGGTTGCGCGAACCCGCAACGGGTTGGCGCGCGTAAAGCGCATGCACGACGAGGGCGGTGACGAGGTCCGTGTGCTCGTGCAGGGCGGTGTCTACCAAAGTGCGAGTTACGTTGGCGAGCGCTGGGCGGAGCCCGTCTTTGCGTACTATCGCGCGTTTGACGATGTGTTTGAAGCCGAGGACGCAATGCGTGATGCTTATGGTCACGGGATCGACCGTATGCTTATGCTGGGCGGCGGTGGGTTTGCCTATCCCAAGTTCGCGCTGATGTCGCACGAGAGCTTGCGCATGGACGTCATTGAGTACGATGCCGAGATTACGCGCCTGGCGCGCCGCTGGTTCTACCTAGACGAGCTGGAGCGCGCGGCGGGCGATCGCCTGCGGGTGATAACCGCTGAGGCTCGCTCGTATTTGGGTGTGACGAGCGTGGGCCATCGTCGCTACGACGTGGTCGTGAGCGATTGCTTTGGCGGTGCCGAGCCCGTGCGCGGGCTGGCGACCGTTGAGGCGCTGCGCCTGGTGCGGGGCAGCCTGAACCCCGGGGGTATCTACGTGGCCAATATCGTGAGCGCAAACGAGGGGAGCGATGTGACGTTCCTGCGCGACTGTGCCGCCACGGCGCTTGAGGTGTTCGACCATGCTTGGGTGGTCCCCTGTGGCGATGCAGAGTTCGGCGGCGAGGAGAATTATCTGCTCATCGCCAGCGACGGCGACTACGCCTTTGCCGAAGCCGTGCCTTTTGACGCCGACTTCCTTGGCACCGTCCTTCACGACAAGTAAGTCTCCCCGTCCCAAAAAGACTGGTCTTAGGCGTGGTCGCGCCAGCCGAGAACGCGCTGCTTCATACCCTCGATGTCGAGCACGCTTTCGGCAAAGCCCTTGCGCACGAGCTCTTCGGGAACAAACTCGTCGTAGCGGTCAAAGTAAGGCACCTCGCCGGGATAGACGAGCTCGATGGGATCGAAGTCTTTCTCGGCCTCGGCGGCGAGCACCTCAAAGAACGCCTCCTCGTCGGCCTTCATCTTAAACTGCATAAAGTACGGGCGTGACGGGTCGAGTCCGCGAAGGCCCAGCTCCGCGGCACACTTAATCTTGAGCATGCGCTCGAGTGCCAAAAAGGCGTAGCTGCCCAGCCAGGGGAAGAGCACCCAGGTGTCGCCACCCAGGTTAATGAGCGGCTTAGTTCCCGCGCCCGAAATCTCGGCTGTATGGCGAGCCTGCGCCAAGCGGGCCCGCGCGTTACCCATAAGGTACGGATATGCCGCGTGCTCGTTGAGCGCTTTACGCATGCGTTCGAGCACATGCGTGTTGATGTCGCCGGGGCAATCGCCAAAGTAGGCCGGCACACGACCTTTGACTTGCGTGGCAAAGACGGTATGGCGCTTCCAGTCCACTTCCTCGACAATCCAGCAGTGTCCGGCGATGGCGATGCGCTCGCCGGGCGGTGGCGGATTGACGATTGTGCCCAACTCGGCCGACTCGCTGCGGACGGTGAACTCCTCGTTTTCCTGGAACACGGCGTAGAACTTAAAGTTGTTAATGATGCGTTCGCCCGCGAGGCCCACAATGAGCCCACCGCCCTCGGCGACCTGGATATGGTCGATCTTGATGAGGTGGCGCAGCAACACGCGATAGTCATCGGCCGAGACGCGATGGAAATAACTGAGCGTGAGTACGCGCTGGGCAAGCTCTGCCGGCGTGAGTTCGCCGGTGCTGGCAAGCGTCGACATGGTCTGGTGATAGAGCAGACTGTAGGGGAGTCGATCGAGCTCAGGCGGCTCGACCCACTTTTCCTCGCGATAGAGCTGTACGAGCGCGATGCCCTGCAGGAGCTTCCACGGAATGGTCTCGGGCATCATCGTGCGCGGCTCGGGCTCTTCCTCGCGCATGACGAACCACATCTCGGGTGGAAGATCGCGGCGTCCCGTGCGGCCCATACGCTGCAAAAAGGAGCTGACGGTAAACGGCGCATCGATCTGAAACGCACGTTCCAGACGGCCGATATCGATGCCGAGTTCCAGCGTGGAGGTGGTGACGGTTGTCTGCGCCTGCTCCTCATCGCGCATGAGTTCCTCGGCCGTCTCGCGCAGCGATGCCGAAAGATTGCCGTGGTGGATGAGAAAACGGTCGGGCTCGTGCCGGCTCTCGCAGTAGCTACGCAGCATGGAGCATACGGCCTCTGCCTCCTCGCGCGAGTTGGCAAAGACCAGGCACTTGCGGCCGCGGGTGTGTTCGAAGATATAGCCCATGCCGGGGTCGGCGTTGTCTGGTGCTGTGTCGGTGGGGTTGAGAAGCGCCTGCTCGGTCGCTCGTGGGATGTCGACTTCGCCCTCGGGGGCCGAGGAAGTTTGGCGGTCCTTGGGAGCGGCCTTGCCCCGTGCCCGCTCACGACGTTGACGGCGCTCCTCTTGTGTGAGCTGTCCGCTGTGACGCATGTCTTGGGCGCCGGCGGGCAGTGTCGCGGATGCCGCCGCCTCGATGCGCTCGCACGCAAGCACTTCGGCCTCTTGAGGACCCGTGCTCTCGAATCCCCGCTGCTGTGCCTGGGGACCCGAGTTGTAGAAGTGCTCCATGGAGATGCGCCACACGTGGCGCGGTTCTTCAAAGCGGGGGATAACGCAGTCGCGCCCCGTTCCCTGTGAGAGAAAAGCGCCCGTGCGCTCGGGGTCGCCGATGGTGGCAGAAAGGCCGATGCGGCGGGGCTGCACGCCCGCCATGCGCGAGAGGCGCTCAATAAGGCAGAGCGTCTGACCGCCGCGGTCGCCGCGCATGAGCGAGTGGACCTCATCGATGACCACGTAGCGCAGGTCGCAAAACATGCGCGGAATCGCCATGTGCTTATGGATCAGGAGCGCCTCGAGTGACTCGGGCGTAATCTGCAAGATGCCGCTCGGTTTTTTGATGAGCTTAGCCTTGTGCGACTGCGAGACATCGCCATGCCAGTGCCAGACAGGGATATCGGCTTCTTCGCACAGATCGTTGAGGCGGACGAATTGGTCATTGATGAGCGCCTTGAGGGGGCCAATGTAGAGGGCGCCCACGCTTGCGGGCGGGTTCTCCCAAAACTCGGTCAGGATGGGAAAGAAGGCTGCCTCGGTTTTGCCGGAAGCCGTGGATGCCGTCAGGAGCACATTATCTTGCGTGTTAAAGATGGCATCAGCTGCCGCAACCTGGATAGAGCGCAAGCTCTCCCAATCGTGGGAGTAGATGAAGTCTTGGATAAACGGGGCGTAGCGGTCAAAGGCGTTCACGGGGCCTCCTCTCAAATACGAACCTCTTAACGCGGTGAGCAGTGGCTTGCCGCATCACTGCCTCGACGTTTGCCCAGATAAAGCCTGCCAAAATAAACCTGTCCCTTTTTGGCGGGTTAGATGGTGAATTCGGCGAAATTGCGGTCGCCGCTTGCGGTGCCGGTGTCGCCTGTTGCTGTTGCCGGCGCCAGCGCGTCGCCGCCGACGCTTTGCAGTAGCTCGGCCACGTTGGCGTCGGGGTTTTGGCATAGGATGTCGAGCAGCTCGATAAAGTCACGAATGACCTCACGCGGCGTCAAGTGCGTATCGGCTCCCACGCGGCCAAACTCAATCCTGAGAAAGTCCACCAAGTCGTTCTCGGTAAGCGTGGGCGTCCAGCCAAAGTAGCCGGCATGGATCTGCATGAGTTTTTCGATGAGCACCAGCAGCTCCTCATAGGTGAGTGGCTGCAGACGAATGATGGGCGCGAGCATGTCCTTAAGGTCCTCGCGCGCAAAACGGCCCTGAGCGAGTCGGCTGCGCAGGGCCTCGTAGGAGAACACGCCGCGGCGACGGTCCTCGATGGAGGTTGGCGTGCCACCCATGATCATGCCCAGGTACTGCGCCTTGCCCTGGAGCGTGTCGTTGTACATGGTCAGGATCTTCTCGTAGTTGTACTGGCGCGTAATGGCGTTGGGAATCTTATACAGATTCACGAGCTCGTCGATGAGCACCAGCATGCCCTTGTAGCCACTGCAAACCAAAAAACGCGCGATGAGTTTGACGTAGTCGTACCAGTCATCGTCGCTGATGATGGTTGAGGACCCCAGTTCGGCGCGAGCCTCGCTCTTGGTGCGGTACTCGCCGCGAATCCATTTGGTCACGCGGCTCATGGCTTCTTCGTCGCCCTCGGATACGGCCGTGCGATAGCGGCGGAGCATGCGGGTGAAGTCGAAGCCGTGGACCATTTCCTCGAGCGGGGCCAGTTGGGCATTGACAACCGACTCGTCGACGTCGGCGTACGAGGCGACCCAGCGATCAAGAATAAGGTTGAGCGCACCGCCCTCGGGGCGCGTCTTGGTCGATATATTGCGTATGAGCTCGCGGTAGGTGGCAAGGCCCTGCCCCTGCCCGCCCTGCAGACGGCGCTCGGGGGATAAGTCTGCATCGGCGACGACGAATCCCTCACCCATGGCGTGCGTGCGGATGGTCTGGAGCAAAAAGCTCTTGCCGGCGCCGTAACGACCGACCAGAAAGCGGAAGCTCGCACCACCGTCGGCGATGAGACTCAGATCGGTGAGCAGGGCGCGGATCTCGACCTCGCGCCCTACGGTAATGTAGGGAAGGCCGATGCGCGGGACCACGCCGCCCTTGAGCGAGTTGAGAATGACGGCAGCGACGCGCTTGGGCACGCGGGGTGCTGCGGATGCGGTATCACTCATGGTCTAGGTATCCTCTCACGTCTGCTTCGTAGTCCTCAATAATCTGCGGCCCTGCCGCGCTAAATTCAATTACGGTGTCGCCCACCAGGTCAAAGAGCGCCTCGTTGATGGTATCGACGAGCATGTCCTCGCTCTGTCCTGAGTGCGCCACTGCCGATGTCGCTTGCGCTGCGTTTTGCTCGAGCAGTGCGCGAAGGAAGGCATCTGCGGCGGGCGCGAGTTCGTTTGTGGCGTCAGCGGGCGCAGCAGCTGCGAACGCGGGCGTCGGCGCGAGAAGCGGTGCCACGACACCAAACTGTTCGGTGGATATGGTCGGCTCGTCGGTCAAGTCCTGCCGAATGGGTGCCACGACCGGTTCGACAATCACGTCGGTCGCAGGCTCGGCTTCCGGTTGCCATGAGTCCGCTGCCTCAGCTTCTGCGGACGCGCTGTCCTCGCGTTCCTCGTCGATTAAAAGCGCTTCGCGCGTTTGCGCAGCGGCGTTCCGAATGTGCCCCAGCTGACTCAGATCGATATCGATCTTGACGGGCTGGTGTGCGGCGTCCCACGAAAGCCATGCCACAATCTCGTCATCGATAATCTTGGCCAGATATTTGGGGACCTTTTCTTCCTTAAGGGGATGGGCGGGGTCCAGCGCCAGGCGCAGGCGTTGGTCGCAGGCGCGCATCATTTCACCGAGCTTGCTGCTCTTTTGCCTACTACCGTGGATACGCATGCATTCCCAAAAGCCGTTTTGGCAACGGTAGATATGGATAGGATCCAGGCGGTATTCGCAGTCCTCGTGGCGCTCGGGCGCAAAGAATACGGCCGAGGCAAACATGGTGTAGGGCATGGCCGTCTCCTCCCCAAATAAGCTCGCCACGATGCCGGTCTTTCGGTGCGTGTCATAGTAGCGCGCCATACGGACATACACGGCGCACGCCACGTGGCGCAGATCGCGGTGGTAGCTGCGGTCGAGCCGCGAGTTACTTAGGTTGTACGCGGAGAGGGCGTTGATGGCGGCCATGAGTCGCTCCTCGCGCACCTCATCGGGCGGAAGGGGGAGCGTGGGCTCGGAGGTTTTGCGACGCTTAGGGGTCTGGCCGGACGGTGCTGGCGCTGGCACAAGGTCTCGTGCGGCGCGTCGCAGCTCGATAAGGGCGTTATCGAACATGACGGTTTTAGAGTCACGAAGCAGCTTGGGGTCGAGCCCATGGAACACGGCGTAATCCTGCAGCCACACGCGCGCAAACCGGTCGATGCCGGGCTCGAAGGCGCGATAGACATCCCAAAAAGCCTTGATCTTGTTAAAACCATCGAGCGGATTATCTACGCCAATGCCGCAAATCAGCTCATAGAGATACAGAAAGGCAAAGGACGTAGACGTTTCCTCGACGGTTCCGCGACGCACTTGGGCACGCCAGGTAAAGTAGCCGCGCAACTGTCGATCGCTCATGGCATTGTAGGTGGGAAAGTACGACTTAAAGGTGCCGTTGTAGGGGCAGTCGTCCTCAAAGTCGGCCATCAGTAGGCCTTGGCGGTAGAAAAGCTCGGCTTCCGAAAGCCAGCGACCCGCGCCGCCCTCGGGGTCTTCTTGCCAACGCGATATCTCACGCATCTTGCGGTATTGGTCGGGGAGGAAGTTCTGCATCTGTCGGCCGGTCTTGAGAATCGGCTCGTCTGCGTAGACTTCATGTGAGAAACGGGCGGACTGATGGGTCCGGGCCTCGGCCATAATGCGCTCGATGAGCATCTTGATGTCCTGGTCGGCCACCGCTTCTCCTCTCCTAACGCAGCTTCGGTGACCTCATATCATAGCACAGCATCAAACAGGTGTTCGAGATACTGCTGCGTAGATAGATTTAGAACAGGAGGGCGTAGATGACGGCGATGACGACGGAGGGGAGCATATTGGCCGTGCGGAAGGTCTGAGGACGGATGAGGTTGACGCCGACGCAGAAGATGAGCATGGAGCCTACGAGCGAAAGGCTGTCGAGGGCTGCCGTAGTCATGATGGGGGAGAGTGCGCCGGCAAACAGCGTGATCGTCCCCTGGAACACGGCGACGGGCAGGGCGGAGAAAATGCAGCCGCGGCCAAGCGACGCCGTCATGGTGCAGACGATGATGCAGTCCAGCGCGCCCTTGAGGGCAAGCGTGGACCAGTCGCCGAGCAGGCCGTCCTGGATCGATCCCACAATGGCCATGGCGCCGATACACACGGTGAGTGAAGTCGAGACAAAAGCGTTGGTGAACTCGTTATCGCCCTCGCTGCCGGTTTTGCGCTTGAGCCATTCGCCAAGGTTCTCAATGGCGGCCTCCAAGTTGATGGCCTCGCCGATGAGCGAGCCGAGGGCGAACGAGACAATGAGCATGGTGGTGCCGGTGGTCGCTAGCGCCTTCCCATCGATAAGGAGCATCTTTTGCATGGTGCCGCCAAGGCCGATAAACAGGACGCACAGCCCCGATGCTTTCATGAGCGTGTCTTGGATGCGCGGTGTGATGAAGCGGCCGCCCGCTAATCCCAAAAGACCGCCCGCAACTAAAAGCACAACGTTGATGATTGTTCCCAAGCCCGGCATGAGCCCTCCTGTATTGATGCCAACGTGGCAATCGTAGCAGAACGAAATGCGAGGCACATCGCGACTCATCTAATACGTTATATAAGTGGTGTTAGGAATGATGTGCAGCATTTAAGCCTCAGGTGGTTGTCGGGACATAGGGATAGTATTCAAAGCGCAGTGTCATAAGCCGCTGCGGGGATTCAATAGCCGCGGCGATGATATTGGCATCGCGGGCACGATCAAACCCTTCGAGTTCGATCTGATACGAGACGTCTTGCATAATGTCCAGACGTCGCCAGGCTAGGAGTGTGTCACCATCGAATTCCAAGGTCTTGCCTCCGTCTGGAGCAACGGCGTATAGACGCAGCTTGGCGGTGGTTGCAGGGTCGACAACCGTGACCTTTTTAATTTCGTTTCGAGTATTCTTGGCGCCCAACAAGGTGAGCAGTGTTGGGGCCACGACCTCGCCCGATGGCAAAAAGACGACTTCGATGGATTCAGGAAATGCGATGATAGCCGACTTGCGGACGGGCTGATTGGCGGCGGCAACTTCGATGTTCGCAGCGTCGATGACCTCCGTGTGGTCGAGCGCGGCAAGCACGCAGCAGTTACCTTCATCGATCTCTTGAGGATCAGCAAGCCCCAGACTGTCCGCGAACTCGGGATCGTTTGGATCGGCAGCGGGCTCATTCGGCGCTTCGAAAGAAGCTGGGACGCTGTTTGTCGGCGACGGCGTGTCGCCCGCACCTGCTTCTTTGTCCGCGCTCTCTTCTTGTATGGTTGCGTTGATGGGTTCGTCGTTTGGGGGGAGCGTCTTGGCGTCAAACGCGGAGGGGAGAATTCCGATGGCTCCGGATCCGTTCCACTCCATTTCGAGAAGCGCCGGGTCGGCAAGAATGCGTTGCCTGCTTTGCGCGCGGGCATCGATTTCAATAGGGCCTGCCTCTATCCCTCGTGTAAGGCTGAGTGATCCGGCTGGCTTCTCGAAATGAGCGTCTGTGTCTTTGGTACTGACGGCGTAGAACAGCAGGGACGCTTCTCCCGCCGCGATGGCATCGGTACCGGCTTTGGTCAGCCGCAACGATGCCGTGAATGAGAGGGTGGGCTGCGTGTCGTCTGCATTCGCGGCGGCGCAGCCCAGACATATACCGCCTCCTTTCTCAAAAAACGTACCGTCGAAGGCGACCTTCGCTCCGTTCGCCGAGTCATCGACCGAAGCGATGTCGATGCGCAGCTCTAAATTGCATGGATCGCCATCTGCATCGAGCACAACCGAGCGCCACGTGCAGACGGCGCACCCCGCCTGGGAGCCGTTTGCCTTGTTCGAACGATTGATATCCACGACTATCGAGCCGTCCGTATTACGACGAAGGCATCCCGAGGTTGAGATTGCGGCCTGTGCGATCGAAAAACGCTTGCACGCAATGGCGCTCGACGGATTTGGTGCGGAGCTTAGGGCCGCTGGTAAGGAGTCTGCCATGACAGGAGTCGCCCAAGCGGCGACAGGCGTTCCGGTTGCGAGCGCGCCGCAGAGTGCGACGACGGGCAAAAGGTTCTTCGATGCCATGGGGTCTCCTTAGCTAATTTAGTGCGGCCTGTTCATGTTTTGTTTCTGGCTGTGTTTGATGTGCAGACC is a genomic window of Collinsella aerofaciens containing:
- a CDS encoding elongator complex protein 3; translation: MEQIILNILEALHHGETVDDKALVKLIHAEARREGADKRDLAKRRLLPFYQRVKREEPARWATWNVDSDLERQLLQVLRMKPRRTASGVATITVITKPWPCSGDCLFCPNDLRMPKSYLHAEPACARAEQNCFDPYLQVSARLTALSQMGHATDKIELIVLGGTWSDYPQGYQAWFMSELFRALNDDAVAGVAANPMLARPGISRAEAGRLLDDAPADALPPVVVERRERYRAAGIATDEAELAAGVADEQERVDAAVGGYNRAVRRLYGPGTPWGEVAEWQMATMEELEHQQRINETAKHRVVGLVIETRPDAVTPQTLTLIRRLGCTKIQMGIQSLDQHLLDINERRISVAQIERAFSLARLFGFKIHAHFMLNLLGATPEGDKRDYERFMTEGAFMPDEVKVYPCALIEGSRLVGRYERGEWRPYTEEELLDVLADDIVVTPAFCRISRMIRDFSSDDIMVGNKKPNLRQLVENRLAARGDGATVREIRYREISTAGADLDELTLDEEVAYETPVTRERFLQWVTLEGKIAGFLRLSLPDRAFVTAHADELPTTPDEAMIREVHVYGMAARVGDQGQAAQHHGLGRSLVERACEIARDAGYTRINVISAIGTREYYRHLGFYDHGLYLQKEL
- a CDS encoding spermidine synthase; protein product: MNKPSVSAGVVAGVALGAAALGAAAVAVRAACLQVARTRNGLARVKRMHDEGGDEVRVLVQGGVYQSASYVGERWAEPVFAYYRAFDDVFEAEDAMRDAYGHGIDRMLMLGGGGFAYPKFALMSHESLRMDVIEYDAEITRLARRWFYLDELERAAGDRLRVITAEARSYLGVTSVGHRRYDVVVSDCFGGAEPVRGLATVEALRLVRGSLNPGGIYVANIVSANEGSDVTFLRDCAATALEVFDHAWVVPCGDAEFGGEENYLLIASDGDYAFAEAVPFDADFLGTVLHDK
- a CDS encoding DEAD/DEAH box helicase, which encodes MNAFDRYAPFIQDFIYSHDWESLRSIQVAAADAIFNTQDNVLLTASTASGKTEAAFFPILTEFWENPPASVGALYIGPLKALINDQFVRLNDLCEEADIPVWHWHGDVSQSHKAKLIKKPSGILQITPESLEALLIHKHMAIPRMFCDLRYVVIDEVHSLMRGDRGGQTLCLIERLSRMAGVQPRRIGLSATIGDPERTGAFLSQGTGRDCVIPRFEEPRHVWRISMEHFYNSGPQAQQRGFESTGPQEAEVLACERIEAAASATLPAGAQDMRHSGQLTQEERRQRRERARGKAAPKDRQTSSAPEGEVDIPRATEQALLNPTDTAPDNADPGMGYIFEHTRGRKCLVFANSREEAEAVCSMLRSYCESRHEPDRFLIHHGNLSASLRETAEELMRDEEQAQTTVTTSTLELGIDIGRLERAFQIDAPFTVSSFLQRMGRTGRRDLPPEMWFVMREEEPEPRTMMPETIPWKLLQGIALVQLYREEKWVEPPELDRLPYSLLYHQTMSTLASTGELTPAELAQRVLTLSYFHRVSADDYRVLLRHLIKIDHIQVAEGGGLIVGLAGERIINNFKFYAVFQENEEFTVRSESAELGTIVNPPPPGERIAIAGHCWIVEEVDWKRHTVFATQVKGRVPAYFGDCPGDINTHVLERMRKALNEHAAYPYLMGNARARLAQARHTAEISGAGTKPLINLGGDTWVLFPWLGSYAFLALERMLKIKCAAELGLRGLDPSRPYFMQFKMKADEEAFFEVLAAEAEKDFDPIELVYPGEVPYFDRYDEFVPEELVRKGFAESVLDIEGMKQRVLGWRDHA
- a CDS encoding ATP-binding protein is translated as MSDTASAAPRVPKRVAAVILNSLKGGVVPRIGLPYITVGREVEIRALLTDLSLIADGGASFRFLVGRYGAGKSFLLQTIRTHAMGEGFVVADADLSPERRLQGGQGQGLATYRELIRNISTKTRPEGGALNLILDRWVASYADVDESVVNAQLAPLEEMVHGFDFTRMLRRYRTAVSEGDEEAMSRVTKWIRGEYRTKSEARAELGSSTIISDDDWYDYVKLIARFLVCSGYKGMLVLIDELVNLYKIPNAITRQYNYEKILTMYNDTLQGKAQYLGMIMGGTPTSIEDRRRGVFSYEALRSRLAQGRFAREDLKDMLAPIIRLQPLTYEELLVLIEKLMQIHAGYFGWTPTLTENDLVDFLRIEFGRVGADTHLTPREVIRDFIELLDILCQNPDANVAELLQSVGGDALAPATATGDTGTASGDRNFAEFTI
- a CDS encoding TerB N-terminal domain-containing protein, which produces MADQDIKMLIERIMAEARTHQSARFSHEVYADEPILKTGRQMQNFLPDQYRKMREISRWQEDPEGGAGRWLSEAELFYRQGLLMADFEDDCPYNGTFKSYFPTYNAMSDRQLRGYFTWRAQVRRGTVEETSTSFAFLYLYELICGIGVDNPLDGFNKIKAFWDVYRAFEPGIDRFARVWLQDYAVFHGLDPKLLRDSKTVMFDNALIELRRAARDLVPAPAPSGQTPKRRKTSEPTLPLPPDEVREERLMAAINALSAYNLSNSRLDRSYHRDLRHVACAVYVRMARYYDTHRKTGIVASLFGEETAMPYTMFASAVFFAPERHEDCEYRLDPIHIYRCQNGFWECMRIHGSRQKSSKLGEMMRACDQRLRLALDPAHPLKEEKVPKYLAKIIDDEIVAWLSWDAAHQPVKIDIDLSQLGHIRNAAAQTREALLIDEEREDSASAEAEAADSWQPEAEPATDVIVEPVVAPIRQDLTDEPTISTEQFGVVAPLLAPTPAFAAAAPADATNELAPAADAFLRALLEQNAAQATSAVAHSGQSEDMLVDTINEALFDLVGDTVIEFSAAGPQIIEDYEADVRGYLDHE
- a CDS encoding DUF554 domain-containing protein → MPGLGTIINVVLLVAGGLLGLAGGRFITPRIQDTLMKASGLCVLFIGLGGTMQKMLLIDGKALATTGTTMLIVSFALGSLIGEAINLEAAIENLGEWLKRKTGSEGDNEFTNAFVSTSLTVCIGAMAIVGSIQDGLLGDWSTLALKGALDCIIVCTMTASLGRGCIFSALPVAVFQGTITLFAGALSPIMTTAALDSLSLVGSMLIFCVGVNLIRPQTFRTANMLPSVVIAVIYALLF